The Natronoglycomyces albus genome has a segment encoding these proteins:
- a CDS encoding S1 family peptidase yields MKTKRIVAASAAAIVASAGVLALNTSASAHTLEAEINDARADLVGNVDTNMLEAMTEHFDISVNEAYDRLALESVATTLEADLASEAGFAGLWIAENGEDIIVASTSGVSITANEVTVIEAKYTLDELEYTSSQFNPVAEAASDYGIHGWYVDVMDNSVVLEAATTDGAKEFASLAGVDSSNIVIDISSEAPQTAYVAGGILQGTNTSSCSVGFAVLRGNTKGFVTAGHCGRVGAQVTRGNPAPGIYRNSVFPGADAAFVEVASNKTLYPLVRTSSSWTQVNNATEAPIGASICRSGITTGWRCGSIQAKNQTVNYSQGAVHGMTRTSACVNSGDSGGSFISGSSAQGVTSGGLLGCGGGNTWSVFQPIWPMLNSWNLTLVTQQVN; encoded by the coding sequence ATGAAAACAAAACGAATAGTGGCCGCAAGCGCCGCCGCAATCGTTGCCTCAGCAGGCGTTCTTGCCCTGAATACCTCGGCTTCCGCCCACACTTTGGAAGCTGAGATCAACGATGCTCGTGCTGACCTAGTCGGCAATGTCGACACCAACATGCTGGAGGCGATGACCGAACACTTCGACATCAGCGTCAACGAAGCATACGACCGCCTCGCCCTCGAAAGCGTCGCCACCACCCTCGAAGCCGACCTAGCCTCTGAGGCCGGATTCGCCGGACTATGGATCGCCGAAAACGGCGAAGACATCATCGTCGCCTCAACCTCCGGCGTCTCCATAACCGCGAACGAAGTCACCGTCATCGAGGCGAAGTACACCCTCGATGAACTGGAGTACACCTCCTCACAGTTCAACCCGGTCGCGGAAGCGGCAAGCGACTACGGAATTCACGGCTGGTACGTGGACGTCATGGACAACTCGGTGGTCCTCGAAGCGGCCACCACCGACGGAGCCAAAGAGTTCGCCTCCCTGGCGGGTGTGGACAGCTCGAATATCGTTATCGATATCTCCAGCGAAGCTCCCCAGACGGCCTACGTCGCTGGTGGGATTCTGCAGGGAACCAACACTTCCAGCTGCTCGGTCGGCTTCGCCGTCCTCCGCGGCAACACCAAGGGCTTCGTCACCGCCGGCCACTGCGGCCGCGTCGGCGCCCAAGTAACCCGAGGCAACCCCGCCCCGGGCATCTACCGCAACTCGGTCTTCCCCGGCGCAGACGCCGCATTCGTCGAAGTCGCCTCCAACAAGACCCTCTACCCACTAGTCCGCACCAGCAGCAGCTGGACCCAAGTCAACAACGCCACCGAAGCCCCCATCGGCGCCAGCATCTGCCGCTCGGGCATCACCACCGGATGGCGCTGCGGCTCCATCCAAGCCAAAAACCAAACCGTCAACTATTCCCAGGGCGCCGTCCACGGCATGACCCGAACCTCCGCCTGTGTCAACAGCGGTGACTCGGGTGGATCGTTCATCTCCGGAAGCAGCGCCCAAGGCGTCACCTCCGGCGGACTCCTCGGCTGCGGAGGTGGCAACACCTGGTCGGTTTTCCAGCCGATCTGGCCAATGCTCAACAGCTGGAACCTGACGCTGGTCACCCAGCAAGTCAACTAG
- a CDS encoding S1 family peptidase, protein MKVRRVIAGGAAATLAVSGVLALNTSASAHTLEAEINDARADLVGNVDTNMLEAMTEHFDISVNEAYDRLALESVATTLEADLASEAGFAGLWIAENGEDIIVASTSGVSVTASEITSVDAKYSLAELESATAEFASVSVDPLDYGVYGWYVDVVNNSVVLEAATTDGAKEFASLAGVDSSAVVIDTAVEAPDTFYVAGGILQGTNTSSCSVGFAVLRGNTKGFVTAGHCGRVGAQVTRGNPAPGIYRNSVFPGADAAFVEVASNKTLYPLVRTSSSWTQVNNATEAPIGASICRSGITTGWRCGSIQAKNQTVSYPQGQVRGLTRTSACAEPGDSGGSFISGSSAQGVTSGGSGNCRTGGTTFYQPILPMLNSWNLTLVTRTIN, encoded by the coding sequence ATGAAAGTAAGACGAGTAATTGCCGGAGGCGCAGCCGCTACCCTGGCTGTGTCCGGCGTTCTTGCCCTGAATACCTCGGCTTCCGCCCACACTTTGGAAGCTGAGATCAACGATGCTCGTGCTGACCTAGTCGGCAATGTCGACACCAACATGCTGGAGGCGATGACCGAACACTTCGACATCAGCGTCAACGAAGCATACGACCGCCTCGCCCTCGAAAGCGTCGCCACCACCCTCGAAGCCGACCTAGCCTCTGAGGCCGGATTCGCCGGACTATGGATCGCCGAAAACGGCGAAGACATCATCGTCGCCTCAACCTCCGGCGTCTCCGTGACCGCCTCCGAGATCACCTCGGTCGACGCGAAGTACTCGCTGGCCGAACTCGAAAGCGCCACCGCGGAATTCGCGTCGGTGTCTGTCGACCCGCTCGACTATGGGGTCTACGGCTGGTACGTGGACGTCGTGAACAACTCGGTGGTCCTCGAAGCGGCCACCACCGACGGAGCCAAGGAGTTCGCCTCCCTGGCGGGCGTCGACAGCTCCGCCGTTGTCATTGACACCGCTGTGGAAGCACCGGACACCTTCTATGTGGCTGGTGGAATCCTGCAGGGAACCAACACTTCCAGCTGCTCGGTCGGCTTCGCCGTCCTCCGCGGCAACACCAAGGGCTTCGTCACCGCCGGCCACTGCGGCCGCGTCGGCGCCCAAGTAACCCGAGGCAACCCCGCCCCGGGCATCTACCGCAACTCGGTCTTCCCCGGCGCAGACGCCGCATTCGTCGAAGTCGCCTCCAACAAGACCCTCTACCCACTAGTCCGCACCAGCAGCAGCTGGACCCAAGTCAACAACGCCACCGAAGCCCCCATCGGCGCCAGCATCTGCCGCTCGGGCATCACCACCGGATGGCGCTGCGGCTCCATCCAAGCCAAAAACCAAACCGTGTCCTACCCGCAGGGTCAAGTGCGCGGACTGACGCGTACTTCCGCTTGTGCCGAACCTGGTGACTCGGGTGGATCGTTCATCTCCGGAAGCAGCGCCCAAGGCGTCACCTCCGGCGGCTCCGGCAACTGCCGGACCGGTGGAACGACGTTCTACCAGCCGATTCTCCCGATGTTGAACAGCTGGAACCTGACGCTGGTCACGCGGACGATCAACTAA
- a CDS encoding S1 family peptidase — MKTKRILAGASAAAIATVGIFTFSTSAANANGLAAEIAQARVDLVDTVDAGLVAAMSDTFGISTEAAYDRLALEAVASELESELSTNSDFAGLWISEDGTDIHVALAGDIDRVADIDSELSTRYVDRSLADLDEIIDQLNAHADLADADETFGWFVDVTANAVVVSADSQQAATEFISSAGVDPEAVLIDTETEAFEPEHVRGGERYVAGGNICSVGFSVRQGNTPGFVTAGHCASAGTSVTSGNAAPGTFVNSIFPRQDAAFVSVSAGKTLFPHVTMHNGYSRVVHNSNEAAVGASICRSGQTTGWRCGTIQAKGLTVNYSQGPVYNMTRTTACSSGGDSGGAHISGNSAQGIHSGSSGACNNGVGDALFYPLNPVLNQWNLSLVTS, encoded by the coding sequence ATGAAAACGAAACGCATCCTCGCTGGCGCCTCTGCGGCAGCGATCGCAACCGTCGGTATCTTTACCTTCTCCACCTCCGCAGCCAATGCCAACGGTCTAGCCGCTGAGATAGCCCAGGCCCGCGTCGACTTGGTCGACACCGTGGACGCCGGACTGGTCGCGGCCATGTCAGACACCTTCGGTATCTCCACCGAAGCCGCCTATGACCGACTCGCGCTAGAAGCGGTCGCCTCCGAACTCGAAAGTGAACTTTCCACCAACTCGGATTTCGCGGGGCTGTGGATCAGCGAAGACGGCACCGACATTCACGTCGCCCTCGCTGGGGACATCGACCGCGTTGCCGACATCGATAGCGAGTTGAGCACGAGGTACGTCGACCGGTCGCTTGCGGATCTGGACGAAATCATCGACCAGCTCAACGCACACGCCGACCTGGCGGACGCCGATGAAACGTTCGGCTGGTTCGTCGACGTGACTGCTAACGCGGTCGTTGTCAGCGCCGATTCCCAGCAGGCGGCCACCGAGTTCATCTCCTCCGCCGGGGTGGACCCCGAGGCCGTGCTGATCGACACCGAGACCGAGGCATTCGAACCCGAGCACGTCCGTGGCGGTGAACGCTATGTGGCGGGTGGAAACATCTGCTCAGTCGGCTTCTCGGTCCGCCAGGGCAACACGCCCGGTTTCGTGACCGCCGGCCACTGCGCCTCGGCTGGCACGAGCGTGACCAGCGGCAACGCCGCACCTGGCACGTTTGTGAATTCGATCTTCCCCAGGCAAGATGCCGCATTTGTCAGCGTCAGCGCGGGCAAGACTCTGTTCCCTCACGTGACCATGCACAACGGTTACAGCCGCGTGGTCCACAACTCGAACGAGGCCGCCGTGGGCGCTAGCATCTGTCGCTCGGGCCAGACCACTGGTTGGCGGTGTGGAACGATTCAGGCCAAGGGCCTCACGGTCAACTACTCGCAGGGTCCGGTCTACAACATGACCCGCACCACCGCTTGTTCCTCAGGTGGCGACTCTGGAGGAGCGCACATCAGTGGCAACAGTGCCCAGGGAATTCACTCCGGAAGCTCTGGCGCGTGTAACAACGGTGTTGGTGACGCCTTGTTCTACCCGCTGAACCCGGTGCTGAACCAGTGGAACCTGTCTTTGGTGACGTCCTAA
- the trmB gene encoding tRNA (guanosine(46)-N7)-methyltransferase TrmB — MHSSAQQRSQQQRSHKQSTQRDTSDQASLAAGGSPQSELRPKPTSDPPRRHILTFNARAGRSRPKHMDALEQLLPRYEIGWDGVSRLDVESLYGRKAPLILEIGSGNGEATAALAEAEPERDILAVEIYPQGIANLMLDAQERGLDNIRIYQGDAIPLMHHAFGPGSLAGVRVYFPDPWPKKRHHKRRIIQPDHVARMAELLEPGGTLHAATDWAEYAHHMLRVLQAEERLENTSAGFTPRPDFRPMTKFERRGIDAGHEIFDLIFQRR, encoded by the coding sequence ATGCACAGTTCAGCCCAACAACGCTCACAGCAACAGCGTTCGCATAAGCAGAGCACGCAGCGGGACACATCCGACCAAGCTTCGTTGGCCGCCGGTGGCTCGCCACAGTCTGAGCTGCGACCAAAGCCCACCTCTGACCCACCTCGCCGCCATATTCTGACGTTTAACGCCCGAGCCGGACGCAGTCGCCCCAAGCACATGGACGCTCTAGAACAGCTGCTGCCGCGCTACGAGATCGGCTGGGATGGGGTCTCCCGGCTCGATGTGGAATCCCTCTATGGCCGCAAGGCGCCACTTATTCTCGAGATCGGCTCCGGAAACGGTGAGGCCACCGCTGCTCTAGCCGAGGCCGAACCCGAGCGCGACATCCTCGCCGTGGAGATATACCCCCAAGGTATCGCGAATCTCATGCTGGATGCCCAAGAGCGAGGACTTGACAACATTCGCATCTACCAAGGCGACGCCATACCGCTGATGCATCACGCCTTCGGCCCTGGATCGCTAGCGGGGGTGCGGGTCTACTTCCCCGACCCGTGGCCCAAGAAGCGTCACCACAAGCGCCGCATCATTCAACCCGATCACGTCGCCCGCATGGCTGAACTATTGGAGCCCGGCGGCACCTTGCACGCGGCCACCGACTGGGCCGAATACGCACACCACATGTTGCGGGTCCTCCAGGCGGAGGAACGGCTCGAAAACACCTCCGCCGGTTTCACCCCTCGCCCCGATTTTCGGCCCATGACGAAGTTCGAGCGGCGTGGAATCGACGCTGGGCATGAAATCTTCGACCTGATCTTCCAACGTCGATAA
- a CDS encoding S1 family peptidase — translation MNTRRIVAAGSVTALAAASAFALSVNSASAEPLSAEIDNALQAMEQHLDPQMLEALTEELGISADEAKQRLAMESVASNIQSDLDSRSDFAGLWLNEDSSEIFVATTGGAVTAAGVTHVTVEHALSDLTAITDELESLGENAYEDNVYGWYIDVTSNDIVVEAATQADGRAFVDMAGIDADMVTIDADVEEPQLFHVTGGDRYDLPMNSWCSVGFAATKNGKPGFTTAGHCGSVGTSLQGGNAAPGRFVDSIFPGKDNAWVSTQTTDLRAQVLTSSGTVAVTDSSVAPIGSNVCRSGATTGWRCGTVQAFNQSVSYAQGTVHGMTRTSACAQGGDSGGAFIAGTSAQGMTSGGSGNCSTGGTTYFYPLNPTLNDFGLQLVTS, via the coding sequence ATGAATACACGACGCATTGTTGCCGCTGGATCGGTGACAGCGTTGGCCGCGGCCAGCGCTTTCGCTCTCAGCGTCAACTCGGCCTCGGCAGAGCCACTCTCCGCCGAGATCGACAACGCACTCCAGGCCATGGAGCAGCATCTCGACCCGCAAATGCTCGAGGCACTGACCGAGGAGTTGGGAATCAGCGCCGACGAAGCCAAGCAGCGCCTGGCAATGGAGTCGGTCGCCTCAAACATCCAGTCCGACCTGGACTCCCGCTCCGACTTCGCCGGGCTGTGGCTCAACGAGGACTCCTCTGAGATCTTCGTTGCCACCACCGGTGGGGCGGTGACGGCCGCGGGGGTCACGCACGTGACCGTCGAGCACGCGCTCTCGGACCTGACCGCGATCACCGATGAGCTGGAGTCTCTGGGCGAGAACGCCTACGAGGACAACGTCTACGGGTGGTACATCGACGTCACCTCCAACGACATTGTCGTCGAAGCCGCCACCCAGGCCGATGGGCGCGCCTTTGTCGATATGGCGGGTATCGACGCCGACATGGTCACCATCGATGCGGACGTCGAGGAGCCGCAGCTCTTCCACGTGACGGGAGGCGACCGCTACGACCTGCCCATGAACAGCTGGTGTTCGGTCGGTTTCGCGGCTACCAAAAACGGTAAGCCCGGCTTTACCACTGCCGGGCACTGTGGAAGTGTGGGCACTTCTTTGCAGGGTGGCAACGCGGCCCCTGGCCGGTTCGTCGACTCGATTTTCCCGGGTAAGGACAATGCTTGGGTCTCGACTCAGACAACCGACCTGCGCGCCCAAGTTCTCACCAGCTCAGGCACGGTCGCGGTGACGGATTCCAGCGTGGCCCCCATCGGTTCGAATGTCTGCCGTTCCGGCGCCACCACTGGCTGGCGGTGCGGAACTGTTCAGGCCTTCAACCAGTCGGTTTCCTACGCGCAGGGCACCGTTCACGGCATGACGCGGACTAGCGCCTGCGCGCAGGGCGGTGACTCCGGTGGAGCGTTCATCGCGGGCACCAGCGCCCAGGGCATGACCTCGGGTGGATCGGGTAACTGCTCCACTGGTGGAACCACCTACTTCTACCCGCTCAACCCGACGCTGAACGACTTCGGGCTACAGCTGGTCACCAGCTAA
- a CDS encoding deoxyguanosinetriphosphate triphosphohydrolase — protein sequence MNDPAEDRYVLEGSGPSAATRSPFQRDRARVLHSAGFRRLATKTQVHTAGTDDFLRTRLTHSLEVAQIARELGTRLGCDPDVVDVAGLAHDLGHPPFGHNGESALNIVAQPCGGFEGNAQTLRLLSRLEMKVLDADGNSAGLNLTRASLDAACKYPWQRREGTRKFGVYADDQPVFTWFRQGARPGRPCMEAQVMDWSDDVAYSVHDVEDALFTGFVTDQIEMLFATESERRALCEDAARIYSPLSATELEAELDSLLRFPAMKHIRSYDGSVGAQVALKSFTSAMVGRLVDAAVEATRDRYGQQPLRGYSANLVVPERERAWCALLKGVAWRYVMRKRSEDQQYARQRQILVELVEFLFEHAPTHLDPPFAAWWKEAEDDATRLRVVVDQVASLTDPGVVLWHEGLV from the coding sequence ATGAATGACCCTGCTGAAGACCGCTACGTCTTGGAAGGGTCGGGCCCTTCCGCCGCGACGCGCTCGCCGTTTCAACGTGACCGGGCTCGAGTCCTCCACTCGGCCGGATTCCGTCGCCTTGCCACCAAGACCCAGGTCCACACCGCCGGTACCGACGATTTCTTGCGCACACGGCTGACGCATTCCCTCGAAGTCGCGCAGATTGCCCGCGAGCTGGGTACACGGCTGGGATGCGATCCCGATGTGGTCGATGTGGCTGGATTGGCCCACGACCTGGGGCACCCACCTTTCGGGCATAACGGCGAATCAGCCCTCAACATCGTCGCCCAGCCATGCGGAGGATTTGAGGGTAATGCCCAGACGTTGCGGCTGCTGTCGCGCCTGGAAATGAAGGTGCTCGATGCCGATGGCAATAGCGCGGGACTCAACCTCACCCGCGCGTCGCTGGATGCCGCGTGCAAATATCCCTGGCAGCGGCGAGAAGGCACCCGAAAGTTTGGCGTCTACGCCGACGACCAGCCGGTCTTCACCTGGTTCCGCCAGGGTGCGCGACCGGGAAGGCCATGCATGGAAGCTCAAGTCATGGACTGGTCGGACGATGTGGCCTACTCGGTCCACGACGTGGAGGACGCTTTGTTCACCGGCTTCGTCACCGACCAAATCGAGATGCTGTTCGCCACCGAGAGCGAGCGGCGTGCCCTGTGCGAGGACGCTGCCAGAATCTATTCACCGCTGTCGGCCACCGAACTGGAAGCCGAGCTTGACTCACTCTTGCGGTTCCCGGCCATGAAGCATATTCGTTCCTACGACGGTAGCGTGGGCGCGCAGGTGGCGCTGAAGTCATTTACCTCGGCGATGGTGGGACGTCTAGTCGATGCTGCAGTAGAGGCCACCCGCGATCGCTACGGGCAACAGCCGCTACGCGGTTATAGCGCGAATCTCGTCGTCCCCGAGCGCGAGCGGGCCTGGTGCGCCTTGCTCAAGGGGGTCGCCTGGCGTTATGTCATGCGTAAACGTTCCGAGGACCAGCAGTATGCCCGCCAGCGTCAGATCCTGGTGGAACTAGTCGAATTCTTGTTTGAGCACGCTCCCACCCACTTGGATCCACCGTTTGCCGCTTGGTGGAAAGAAGCCGAGGACGACGCGACCCGGTTGCGGGTGGTGGTTGACCAAGTGGCATCCCTGACCGACCCCGGGGTTGTCCTTTGGCATGAGGGGCTGGTCTGA
- a CDS encoding S1 family peptidase, giving the protein MRKSRILAGGAAATLAVAGAFAFNTSASAQTLDADIADARADLVGNVDTELLGAMTEHFGISEGAALDRLALESVASDLTSELSAEAGFAGLWVNADGTEINVATTEGSELSTPGVNEVPVKYDLATLDRVIGVLDDHAGVKGEEGVYGWYVDVMNNEVVVEAASTEAGEAFAEAAGVNTDLVSYNTDVEAPETFIVRGGDSYSTNVGTCSVGFGVYHGSTPGFVTAGHCGSQGAAVTRGNAAPGTFQQSVFPGNDAAWVSVSAGKNVTGTVNTYWGTRAVHNANEAAIGASICRSGQTTGWHCGTIQAKNQSVSYPQGTVHGMTQTSVCAEPGDSGGAYITGNSAQGVTSGGSGNCSWGGTTYYQPILPMLNAWNLTLATA; this is encoded by the coding sequence ATGCGAAAAAGTCGAATTCTCGCTGGTGGTGCAGCAGCTACCCTTGCTGTCGCTGGCGCCTTCGCTTTTAACACCTCAGCCTCGGCCCAGACCCTGGACGCCGACATTGCGGATGCGCGAGCCGACCTGGTCGGAAACGTAGACACCGAACTTCTCGGTGCCATGACCGAACACTTCGGAATCTCCGAAGGGGCCGCCCTGGACCGCCTGGCTCTCGAAAGTGTCGCCTCCGACCTCACCAGCGAACTGTCCGCCGAGGCTGGCTTCGCTGGCCTGTGGGTCAACGCGGACGGAACCGAAATCAACGTCGCGACCACCGAAGGAAGCGAGCTGTCCACCCCGGGAGTCAACGAGGTTCCCGTCAAGTACGACCTGGCCACCCTGGACCGGGTCATTGGCGTGCTCGATGACCACGCTGGCGTCAAAGGTGAAGAAGGCGTCTACGGCTGGTATGTCGACGTCATGAACAACGAAGTCGTCGTCGAGGCCGCATCGACCGAAGCCGGCGAGGCATTCGCCGAGGCCGCTGGCGTCAACACCGACCTCGTCAGCTACAACACCGACGTGGAGGCTCCCGAAACCTTCATCGTCCGTGGTGGCGACTCCTACAGCACCAACGTGGGAACCTGCTCGGTCGGGTTCGGCGTCTACCACGGCAGCACTCCGGGCTTCGTGACCGCCGGTCACTGTGGCAGCCAGGGTGCCGCTGTTACCCGTGGCAACGCCGCCCCCGGTACCTTCCAGCAGTCGGTCTTCCCCGGCAACGACGCCGCCTGGGTCTCCGTTTCCGCTGGTAAGAACGTGACCGGTACCGTCAACACATACTGGGGCACCCGCGCTGTCCACAACGCCAACGAGGCCGCCATCGGTGCTTCGATCTGCCGCTCCGGCCAGACCACCGGTTGGCACTGTGGAACCATTCAGGCTAAGAACCAGTCTGTTTCCTACCCGCAGGGCACCGTGCACGGCATGACGCAAACCAGCGTCTGCGCCGAGCCGGGCGACTCCGGCGGAGCCTACATCACCGGTAACAGCGCCCAGGGCGTCACCTCCGGCGGCTCCGGCAACTGCTCGTGGGGCGGTACCACGTACTACCAGCCGATCCTGCCGATGCTGAACGCCTGGAACCTGACCCTGGCCACCGCCTAA